One window of the Camelina sativa cultivar DH55 chromosome 1, Cs, whole genome shotgun sequence genome contains the following:
- the LOC109126187 gene encoding cell division cycle protein 27 homolog B-like: MSYLGTALHALKRSEEALEIMEQAIVADRKNPLPMYQKANILVCLERLDEALEVLEELKEYAPSESSVYALMGRIYKRRNMHDKAMLHFGLALDMKPPATDVAAIKAAMEKLHVPDEIDESP; this comes from the exons ATGTCTTATTTAGGGACAGCTCTGCATGCCTTAAAG AGAAGTGAGGAAGCACTAGAGATAATGGAGCAAGCAATAGTAGCAGATAGAAAAAACCCACTTCCAATGTACCAGAAGGCTAACATACTTGTCTGCTTAGAAAGATTAGATGAAGCTCTAGAAGTTCTTGAGGAGCTCAAAGAGTATGCACCTTCAGAGAGCAGCGTTTACGCTTTAATGGGCAGGATCTATAAGCGGCGAAACATGCACGATAAAGCCATGCTTCATTTCGGTCTCGCTTTGGATATGAAACCGCCTGCAACTGACGTTGCTGCAATAAAG GCTGCAATGGAGAAATTGCATGTTCCGGATGAGATAGACGAGAGCCCATGA